AGTTTACACAGGTATCTCAGTCTATCCGAAAAGCCTTTTTATACGATAGCAGCGGTGACAGATTCCTGCAAAATAAATCTGCAAGGGATTTAATAGGTACTACAGCTTCAGAAGAAGAGGAGAGGCTTAAAAATGCAGTTCAAAAGGTTACAGAAGAGATGGAAAAGCTGGAGATATCAGAGTATGTTACCGTGATAGAAGAAGAGGAAGAGCTGGTTTTAAGGTTCGATTCTGTTGTACTATTTGAATTGGGGAAGGCAGACATTCTTCCTTCTGGTCAGGAAGTGTTACTAAAATTAGGCAGCATACTTAAGGAACTTGATAATGAAATCATTATAGAAGGTCATACTGATAATTTGCCGATAAACACTCTTTTATTTCCAACAAATTGGGAACTTTCTACAAAGAGAGCTACAAATGTAGTGCTATTTTTAGTGGAGAAATCAGGGCTTGATCCTGCAAAACTTGCTGCTACCGGGCGGGGTGAGTTCAAACCCATCAGGCCTAATGATACTGAAGAAAATAGAAGTAAAAACAGGAGAATAGATATTATAATTCTTAAGTAGTATATAATTTTAAAGAAAAATTTGTTCTATAGAAATGATATTATATTTATTTTAGAATTAATAATAATAATCTGGAAAATAGATGTTAAGATCAATATAAGATATTATTAATTAAAATCGATACTGTTAACTGAAAAAAGATATATATGAACCAGTTATTGTTGTTTAAATAGATTTATTATCTAAATAATTCTAAATAATAGATCATAGTATAAAAGAGTATGTAACTAAAAAGGTGTGTTATAACCTCAAAAGACGACAATAATCCAAAATAAAATAATCCAAAATAAAATAATCCAATTAATATGATCCAATTAATATGATCCAATTAATAATATTAGGTTTGATATAAATAAAAAGGATAAACTTTTTCCATGTAGAATAATATATGCATAATAATTACTATGCATTTATTTTTTTATGAAAGGATGGTTATGTTGAACAAATCAAAGATTATAGCCCACAGAGGTGCTTCCAAGTATGCTCCTGAAAACACTATTGCAGCCTTTAAAAAGGCTATGGAATTGGGTTCTGATGGTATAGAACTTGATGTTCAGCTGTCATCAGATGGGCATATTGTGGTAATACACGATGAAAAGCTTGAAAGAACCAGCAACGGAAGCGGTTTGGTAAAGGATAAAACTTTGAAAGAATTGAGAGAACTTGATTTTGGCAGCTGGTTTTCACCGGAATTCAAAGGAGAGACTATTCCGACACTGACTGAGATAATGGAATTACTGCAGGATTGGGAAGGCCTCCTAAATATTGAAATAAAATCCGGTCCAGTCATTTATCCTGAAATTGAAGAAAAGGTTGTAAGTCTTGTAAATAAATTTTCTAATAAAAACCGTGTAATTATATCCTCATTTAACCATTATAGCCTGGTAAAAATCAAGAAAATTGATCCGGATATAAAAACAGGAATATTGTATGTAGCAGGTTTGTATGAACCATGGACCTATGCAAAAAAACTGGATGCCTATGCCATTCATCCTCTTTTTTACAATATTGTTCCTGAAGTGGTTTTTGGATGCCTAGAAAATGGAATTTCTATTAATACATATACCGTAGATGATCCTTACATGATTAAAAGGATATCTGAAATAGGTGTTCAAGGAATAATTACCAATGTGCCTGATGTAGCCTTAAATGCCATTAATTAAGCAGTGCAAGGTAAAAATGGATAGTTCCACGACATGTTTAGTAAGTAATGTTTATTTTGACCAGCTGAGTAGCGGCTGTTGGCTATAAGTGGCAACTACTTATCAGATTAAAAGGGAGGGCGGTACATATGAAACAAAAAATTAAAAAGCTTAACATGAAACTCAATCATAAAAAATCAGATAATAGCACCCCAGATAATATGAAATTGAATTATAAGAACACATTTATTATAGGCCTGGGATTTTTTACTGTAAGCCTGGTCTGGTCAATATACAATCTTGCAGTTCCATTATATCTTGATGAGCTGGGGTTGTCAGGGACACAAGTTGGTATAGTTATGACAATAGACAATATTTTTGCCCTTCTGTTTTTGCCTTTATTCGGAACTTTAAGCGACAGGACCTGGACAAGGTATGGTAGAAGGATGCCTTA
Above is a window of Clostridiaceae bacterium DNA encoding:
- a CDS encoding OmpA family protein, translated to MRKRKRGNGDSEEGAAPWLLTYSDMVTLLLTFFVMLFSMASLDIQKFTQVSQSIRKAFLYDSSGDRFLQNKSARDLIGTTASEEEERLKNAVQKVTEEMEKLEISEYVTVIEEEEELVLRFDSVVLFELGKADILPSGQEVLLKLGSILKELDNEIIIEGHTDNLPINTLLFPTNWELSTKRATNVVLFLVEKSGLDPAKLAATGRGEFKPIRPNDTEENRSKNRRIDIIILK
- a CDS encoding glycerophosphodiester phosphodiesterase, with amino-acid sequence MNKSKIIAHRGASKYAPENTIAAFKKAMELGSDGIELDVQLSSDGHIVVIHDEKLERTSNGSGLVKDKTLKELRELDFGSWFSPEFKGETIPTLTEIMELLQDWEGLLNIEIKSGPVIYPEIEEKVVSLVNKFSNKNRVIISSFNHYSLVKIKKIDPDIKTGILYVAGLYEPWTYAKKLDAYAIHPLFYNIVPEVVFGCLENGISINTYTVDDPYMIKRISEIGVQGIITNVPDVALNAIN